From the genome of Spinacia oleracea cultivar Varoflay chromosome 2, BTI_SOV_V1, whole genome shotgun sequence, one region includes:
- the LOC130467074 gene encoding uncharacterized protein has product MFLPLLLPPPPTSKAPPSFHPFLSSNNIFSSPEARSATHLLLETTTATTSYPLMGKESRTPPPSLARLLLDTAKSFHFIPIELAGLYKKVLHLVDYFGQYRQLLDSEVFSVSFYLMCLGTLPLLLLYLTI; this is encoded by the exons ATGTTTCTGCCCCTGCTTCTTCCCCCaccacccacctcaaaagcgCCACCgtcgttccatcctttcctcTCCAGCAACAATATTTTCTCCTCTCCAGAAGCCAGGTCGGCGACTCACCTACTGCTGGAAACCACCACTGCAACCACCTCCTATCCTCTCATGGGAAAAGAATCGCGCACACCGCCACCATCACTTGCTCGCCTCTTGCTGGACACTGCTAAGAG CTTTCATTTCATTCCTATTGAATTAGCTGGTTTGTACAAGAAAGTCTTACATCTCGTGGATTATTTTGGACAATATCGACAACTTCTTGATAGTGAGGTGTTTAGTGTCTCCTTCTATCTCATGTGTTTGGGAACTCTCCCTTTATTGCTCTTATATTTAACTATTTGA